A region from the Lolium perenne isolate Kyuss_39 chromosome 4, Kyuss_2.0, whole genome shotgun sequence genome encodes:
- the LOC139830380 gene encoding uncharacterized protein, translated as MPFSAAAMSLMEDLSDSSDSDLDELLDGDMEEMVVLIAAKELMDRRRKRRHGSTVGRLCIPRIRKLGNDLLMRDYFAEVPIYPPHLFRRRYRMRRELFNKIVRTCESNTRYFKQKRNCAGLLGFSAHQKISAVMRVLAYGIPADYTDEYLRIGSLNDINVLHRSHLLARLASGDAPACNYTVNGHDYTMDYYLADGIYPEWSTFVKTIRNPASRAESEFAKAQEAARKDIERAFGVLQARFAIVRGPGRFWDKETLRDIMTTCVIMHNMIIEDEKDLDLEFFFDNVGTRVKPARNPDHIQAFLETYRDIENAGSHKQLQLDLIQHHWMRHGGH; from the exons ATGCCGTTCAGCGCCGCCGCCATGTCTTTGATGGAAGATTTGTCGGATTCCTCCGACTCCGACTTGGACGAGCTGCTCGACGGCGACATGGAGGAGATGGTGGTGCTTATCGCCGCGAAGGAGCTCATGGACAGGCGGAGGAAGCGGCGGCATGGTTCCACGGTCGGCCGCCTTTGCATTCCGCGCATCCGCAAGCTCGGCAACGACTTGCTGATGCGCGATTACTTCGCCGAGGTACCGATCTATCCTCCTCATCTTTTCCGCCGCCGGTACCGAATGCGGCGAGAGCTTTTCAACAAGATTGTGCGCACTTGTGAGTCCAATACTCGCTATTTCAAGCAAAAGCGCAATTGTGCCGGATTGCTTGGTTTCAGTGCGCATCAAAAGATTTCCGCCGTCATGCGGGTTCTTGCTTACGGCATTCCGGCGGACTACACCGACGAGTATCTTCGCATAG GTTCTCTCAATGATATCAATGTGCTACATAGGTCTCATCTTCTAGCCCGGCTAGCTAGTGGTGATGCACCGGCTTGCAACTACACCGTCAATGGACATGATTACACAATGGATTATTATCTTGCCGATGGCATATACCCGGAGTGGTCAACATTTGTGAAAACAATCAGAAATCCTGCTAGTAGAGCTGAATCTGAATTtgcaaaagcacaagaggcagcCAGAAAGGACATTGAGAGAGCTTTCGGTGTTTTGCAAGCTAGGTTTGCAATAGTGAGAGGTCCCGGTAGGTTTTGGGACAAAGAGACTCTCAGAGACATCATGACAACTTGTGTAattatgcacaacatgatcattgaagatGAGAAAGACTTGGATTTGGAGTTCTTCTTTGACAATGTCGGCACTCGTGTGAAGCCGGCAAGAAACCCCGACCATATTCAAGCGTTTCTTGAGACATACCGCGACATTGAGAATGCGGGATCTCACAAGCAGCTGCAGCTTGATCTTATTCAGCACCATTGGATGAGGCATGGTGGCCATTGA